A single window of Dendropsophus ebraccatus isolate aDenEbr1 chromosome 5, aDenEbr1.pat, whole genome shotgun sequence DNA harbors:
- the NAB2 gene encoding NGFI-A-binding protein 2 isoform X2, whose amino-acid sequence MAERAGRSDDLKRASKARIIAETTSLPRTLGELQLYRVLQRANLLGYYDTFIQQGGDDVQQLCEAGEEEFLEIMSLVGMATKPLHVRRLQKALRDWATNPGLFNQPPLNSVPLSASIPLFKISETMGRVTRPCNGHIGNIETLSKGISGFVLPEQQDHLGKRSPSQLDNRPWTVQVSPELNEGDDEDVDDDEDGRGTQYATASERLDPELVHVISESVERLMKGLPRGDITEARSMLKINKKLGRSLGHIFQIPDGGPRKEREIRRHSAIYGRSDSKRREGKRLTLHELTINEAAAQCCMRDNTLLLRRVELFSLARQAARESSYLASLKCSRLNPEETGAPQAKIPKQEIVEVPLQGESESVTTTSARHSLEEDSGSVSGESMDGHLQAVTVRIPTSPGAPPTDLSLALPHPAPWSRQLLQQTLMDEGLRLARLVSRDRLGRLSLCVPGTPHVAECDDGGSESCSSLPVSPQITDVRSVNCKEQE is encoded by the exons ATGGCGGAGAGGGCtggcagatcagatgacctgaagCGGGCCTCCAAAGCAAG GATCATTGCAGAAACAACGTCACTCCCACGTACCCTGGGTGAGCTGCAGCTGTATCGTGTTCTGCAGAGAGCCAACTTACTAGGTTATTATGATACCTTCATCCAGCAAGGAGGCGATGATGTTCAGCAGTTGTGTGAGGCTGGAGAAGAAGAATTCTTGGAAATTATGTCTTTGGTTGGCATGGCTACAAAGCCATTGCATGTCAGAAGACTGCAAAAGGCCTTACGAGATTGGGCTACTAATCCAGGACTGTTTAACCAGCCACCATTGAACAGTGTCCCTCTCAGTGCCAGTATACCATTGTTTAAGATATCAGAAACAATGGGAAGAGTAACTCGGCCATGCAATGGTCATATTGGTAACATTGAAACTTTGAGCAAAGGGATCAGTGGTTTTGTTCTTCCAGAACAACAAGACCATCTTGGTAAAAGATCTCCATCACAGCTAGACAACAGGCCATGGACAGTTCAAGTGTCTCCAGAATtaaatgaaggagatgatgaagaTGTTGACGATGATGAAGATGGGAGGGGAACACAATATGCAACAGCGAGTGAACGATTAGACCCTGAGCTGGTACACGTGATCTCTGAAAGCGTTGAGAGGCTAATGAAAGGCCTGCCTCGGGGAGATATAACTGAGGCACGATCCATGctgaaaataaacaaaaaattggGACGATCGCTAGGACATATCTTTCAGATACCAGATGGAGGGCCAAGGAAAGAAAGAGAGATTCGAAGACACAGTGCTATCTATGGGAGGAGTGACTCTAAAAGGCGGGAAGGAAAAAGACTCACTCTGCATGAG CTAACAATAAATGAAGCCGCAGCTCAGTGCTGTATGAGGGACAACACCCTGCTTCTTAGGAGGGTAGAGCTCTTCTCCTTAGCAAGACAAGCAGCCCGTGAGAGCTCCTACTTGGCATCTCTGAAGTGTTCCAG GTTAAATCCTGAAGAGACAGGCGCACCACAAGCAAAAATACCAAAGCAAGAG ATTGTGGAAGTCCCATTACAAGGAGAATCAGAAAGTGTAACTACTACATCGGCAAGACATAGTTTGGAAGAAGACAGTGGCAGTGTCTCTGGCGAGAGCATGGATGGTCATTTGCAAG CTGTAACGGTTAGGATACCCACCTCACCTGGAGCTCCCCCTACAGACCTATCCCTTGCTCTACCACATCCAGCTCCATGGAGCAGACAACTCCTTCAACAAACACTGATGGATGAAGGTTTACGACTTGCCAGGCTTGTGTCACGTGATAGATTGGGCCGCCTCAGTCTGTGTGTTCCTGGCACTCCACATGTTGCAG AATGTGATGATGGTGGTTCAGAAAGCTGTTCAAGTTTGCCAGTTTCACCACAGATCACAGACGTCAGATCTGTCAATTGCAAGGAACAAGAGTGA
- the NAB2 gene encoding NGFI-A-binding protein 2 isoform X1 has product MAERAGRSDDLKRASKARIIAETTSLPRTLGELQLYRVLQRANLLGYYDTFIQQGGDDVQQLCEAGEEEFLEIMSLVGMATKPLHVRRLQKALRDWATNPGLFNQPPLNSVPLSASIPLFKISETMGRVTRPCNGHIGNIETLSKGISGFVLPEQQDHLGKRSPSQLDNRPWTVQVSPELNEGDDEDVDDDEDGRGTQYATASERLDPELVHVISESVERLMKGLPRGDITEARSMLKINKKLGRSLGHIFQIPDGGPRKEREIRRHSAIYGRSDSKRREGKRLTLHELTINEAAAQCCMRDNTLLLRRVELFSLARQAARESSYLASLKCSRLNPEETGAPQAKIPKQEIVEVPLQGESESVTTTSARHSLEEDSGSVSGESMDGHLQAAVTVRIPTSPGAPPTDLSLALPHPAPWSRQLLQQTLMDEGLRLARLVSRDRLGRLSLCVPGTPHVAECDDGGSESCSSLPVSPQITDVRSVNCKEQE; this is encoded by the exons ATGGCGGAGAGGGCtggcagatcagatgacctgaagCGGGCCTCCAAAGCAAG GATCATTGCAGAAACAACGTCACTCCCACGTACCCTGGGTGAGCTGCAGCTGTATCGTGTTCTGCAGAGAGCCAACTTACTAGGTTATTATGATACCTTCATCCAGCAAGGAGGCGATGATGTTCAGCAGTTGTGTGAGGCTGGAGAAGAAGAATTCTTGGAAATTATGTCTTTGGTTGGCATGGCTACAAAGCCATTGCATGTCAGAAGACTGCAAAAGGCCTTACGAGATTGGGCTACTAATCCAGGACTGTTTAACCAGCCACCATTGAACAGTGTCCCTCTCAGTGCCAGTATACCATTGTTTAAGATATCAGAAACAATGGGAAGAGTAACTCGGCCATGCAATGGTCATATTGGTAACATTGAAACTTTGAGCAAAGGGATCAGTGGTTTTGTTCTTCCAGAACAACAAGACCATCTTGGTAAAAGATCTCCATCACAGCTAGACAACAGGCCATGGACAGTTCAAGTGTCTCCAGAATtaaatgaaggagatgatgaagaTGTTGACGATGATGAAGATGGGAGGGGAACACAATATGCAACAGCGAGTGAACGATTAGACCCTGAGCTGGTACACGTGATCTCTGAAAGCGTTGAGAGGCTAATGAAAGGCCTGCCTCGGGGAGATATAACTGAGGCACGATCCATGctgaaaataaacaaaaaattggGACGATCGCTAGGACATATCTTTCAGATACCAGATGGAGGGCCAAGGAAAGAAAGAGAGATTCGAAGACACAGTGCTATCTATGGGAGGAGTGACTCTAAAAGGCGGGAAGGAAAAAGACTCACTCTGCATGAG CTAACAATAAATGAAGCCGCAGCTCAGTGCTGTATGAGGGACAACACCCTGCTTCTTAGGAGGGTAGAGCTCTTCTCCTTAGCAAGACAAGCAGCCCGTGAGAGCTCCTACTTGGCATCTCTGAAGTGTTCCAG GTTAAATCCTGAAGAGACAGGCGCACCACAAGCAAAAATACCAAAGCAAGAG ATTGTGGAAGTCCCATTACAAGGAGAATCAGAAAGTGTAACTACTACATCGGCAAGACATAGTTTGGAAGAAGACAGTGGCAGTGTCTCTGGCGAGAGCATGGATGGTCATTTGCAAG CAGCTGTAACGGTTAGGATACCCACCTCACCTGGAGCTCCCCCTACAGACCTATCCCTTGCTCTACCACATCCAGCTCCATGGAGCAGACAACTCCTTCAACAAACACTGATGGATGAAGGTTTACGACTTGCCAGGCTTGTGTCACGTGATAGATTGGGCCGCCTCAGTCTGTGTGTTCCTGGCACTCCACATGTTGCAG AATGTGATGATGGTGGTTCAGAAAGCTGTTCAAGTTTGCCAGTTTCACCACAGATCACAGACGTCAGATCTGTCAATTGCAAGGAACAAGAGTGA